One genomic segment of Paenibacillus durus includes these proteins:
- a CDS encoding ABC transporter substrate-binding protein, producing the protein MKKGWLKGLVAMALMTVTITACGAKDDTAATTGSDGGGKAGGGKLTVYSPNAAEINNPIIKEFQDRTGITVDLISGGTGELLKRVQAEAGNPLGDVFWAGGADSLESYKEYFQPYKTKEFDNLLPAYVDKNSYWTPFNALPMVITYNKELVSEAELPKSWEDLLDPKWKGNIAFADPSKSGSSYTQLVTMLTAFGKEDGKGWDYVKKLVANMDGKILSGSSLVQRAVPDKEFALGITLEDAALRYIEGGSQIGIIYPAEGTSAVPDGAAIMKGSKNLEQAKQFVDFLVSKDAQEIVQKEFKRRSVRKDVAPVEGLPQTGDIKLVDYNFDWAAANKDEIIKKFTRITTGQE; encoded by the coding sequence ATGAAAAAAGGATGGCTTAAAGGTTTGGTCGCTATGGCACTCATGACAGTAACGATCACGGCATGCGGGGCTAAAGACGATACAGCCGCAACTACCGGCTCTGACGGCGGCGGCAAGGCCGGGGGCGGGAAATTAACGGTGTACTCTCCGAATGCAGCGGAAATCAACAACCCCATTATTAAAGAATTTCAAGACCGGACAGGAATTACAGTGGACTTGATCTCCGGAGGTACGGGAGAGCTGCTGAAAAGAGTGCAGGCGGAAGCCGGAAATCCGCTTGGCGATGTCTTCTGGGCCGGCGGCGCCGACTCCCTGGAATCCTATAAAGAATATTTCCAGCCTTATAAGACCAAAGAATTCGACAACCTGCTGCCGGCTTACGTAGATAAGAATTCCTACTGGACGCCATTCAACGCGCTGCCAATGGTTATCACCTACAACAAAGAACTGGTGTCTGAAGCTGAGCTGCCGAAATCATGGGAGGATCTGCTTGATCCGAAGTGGAAAGGCAATATCGCTTTTGCCGATCCGTCCAAATCCGGCTCTTCCTATACCCAGCTGGTGACGATGCTTACGGCGTTCGGCAAAGAAGACGGCAAGGGCTGGGATTACGTGAAGAAGCTGGTGGCGAATATGGACGGTAAAATCCTTTCCGGTTCAAGCCTGGTGCAGCGCGCCGTTCCGGACAAAGAATTCGCGCTCGGCATTACCCTTGAGGATGCGGCTCTTCGTTACATTGAAGGCGGCTCGCAAATCGGCATCATTTATCCGGCAGAAGGAACCTCCGCTGTACCTGACGGCGCAGCCATTATGAAAGGCAGCAAGAATCTCGAGCAGGCCAAGCAGTTCGTCGATTTCCTCGTAAGCAAAGACGCGCAGGAGATCGTGCAAAAGGAATTCAAGCGCCGCTCCGTGCGTAAGGATGTAGCTCCTGTGGAGGGTTTGCCGCAGACAGGCGATATCAAGCTGGTCGATTATAACTTCGATTGGGCCGCGGCCAACAAAGACGAAATTATTAAAAAGTTCACCCGAATCACGACTGGACAGGAATAA